In a genomic window of Parambassis ranga chromosome 24, fParRan2.1, whole genome shotgun sequence:
- the LOC114429103 gene encoding jun dimerization protein 2-like produces MMPGQIPDPSLAAGSLPSLGPLAGISATTLTDQLKLADFRQLGTMLSPLHFLGRLGKRPLAIKTEMDEDEERRKRRREKNKVAAARCRNKKKERTDFLQRESERLEMVNSELKAQIEELRLERQQLMVMLNRHRPTCIVRTDSVKTPESEANPLLEQLSTEAK; encoded by the exons ATGATGCCAGGACAGATACCTGACCCTTCGCTAGCAGCGGGCTCCCTGCCCAGCCTAGGCCCGCTGGCGGGCATCTCGGCCACCACACTCACTGATCAACTAAAGCTAGCCGACTTCCGCCAGCTTGGGACCATGCTGTCCCCGCTGCACTTCCTGGGAAGGCTAGGAAAGAGGCCACTGGCCATCAAAACAGAG atggatgaggatgaagaaagGAGGAAACGAAGAcgagagaaaaacaaagtagCAGCAGCACGATGCCGAAACAAAAAGAAGGAACGGACTGACTTCCTTCAAAGG GAGTCAGAGCGTCTAGAAATGGTGAACTCGGAGCTGAAGGCGCAAATCGAGGAACTCCGTCTGGAGAGACAGCAGCTAATGGTGATGCTCAATCGCCACCGGCCCACCTGCATCGTAAGGACCGACAGTGTCAAAACACCCGAGAGCGAGGCCAACCCGCTGCTGGAGCAGCTTTCCACTGAGGCCAAGTGA